A segment of the Microscilla marina ATCC 23134 genome:
AGATATTTTGATCAGTCATTGAAAGAATCTAAAAGTTTACTTTTTCTTAGTATCAGATGCTTTGTACGGGTAGGCTCATATAGCCTAAATGCTGTTTTTATCAGGTATTCTACAGTTCTTGCTTGATCAGTGGAGTACGTCAGCCCAAACTTGACTTATAACCTTGTTATAATGTTACTTATCTATTTTATAAATTTTGCTGGATAATATAGCCTATCATTGCAACGAAGTTAATCACTGCAAACAACAGTGGATAATGAATCATTCACCAAATATAAATACACAAAACATGTTTAGTAAAAAACAAACATTCGTAAAGTTTCAAGAAGTAAAAGTTTCAAATAAAGCAGCACAGCATATCTTAGGAGGGGCTGGTACTGGTTCTGATGGCCACTGCCAAAGGTTGGAAGATGACTTGGAAGCTGCAATTGCAGCAGGTGATATGGAGAGAGCTAGAACGCTCATGGGTGCTATTCGTCGTATTTGTGGGCATCCAGGACGTCTATAGGTTCACCCGAATAAAACCTACTGCAGGGGTTTTATGAAACCTGGAAATTTCGTGACCAATCTTAAATGCGTTGATTTTGGGGCTAAGTGATGTTCGCGACGTAAAGTAGCCTTTCAAATGATGCCAATTAAAATGGATAATTTATCAAAGAACAACCTTTAAGAAGACAAAATATGCCAACTAAAAAACAACAATTTGTAACCTTTCAGGATGCAAAAATCTCAATCAAACAAGCTGGGAATATTTTAGGTGGGTTTGGTCCAGCCAGATGCGAGCTACTGCAAGCCGATTTGGAGCAAGCTATTGCAAATGGTGATGTGGAAATGGTAGCAATAATAAAGAGAATCATTCGCAAACTTTGTGGATATTCGGGACTATAAATAAGCTGTTTGCTTGCAAAAAATGTAGTGAAGATAAATCCCTGGCAAATATGATCCGCCAGGGATTTTTTTTCTAAAAAAGAAACTTATGATAAAGCTTCTTGCCTTCCCTCCTTAATTTTTCAAGGCATTCACTGTTTTTAAAATAAAAACCTAAAACTTTCAGTCACAAATCTTTATAGTTTTCAAACAGGTTTTTACCTTTGCCGCGTTATGGCACAGAAAAATAAAAAAAACAAGGGTTTAGATAACCCATTACAACCTATTATTTCTCACGCAAAAGAGTATGGGTTTATTTTTCCCTCCAGTGAGATTTACGGAGGCTTGCAAGCCGTATATGACTATGGGTCGAACGGAGCAGAGCTAAAGAAAAACTTAAAAGAGGTCTGGTGGAAAGCCATGACCCAGTTTAATCAGAATGTGGTAGGAATAGATGCGGCCATTTTTATGCATCCTACTACCTGGAAAGCGTCAGGGCACGTTGACAGTTTCAGCGACCCTATGGTTGACAACAAAGACTCTAACAAACGCTACAGGGTAGATGTGTTGCTGGAAGACAAAGCCAATGAGTACCGCAAGGCGGGCGATACTGCCAAAGCTGGTGCCCTAGAGCAGGAGTTGGGCAGGCTAATGGATGTGGAAGATATGGATGGCTTACGTGAGCTACTCATTAGTGAAGGTATCAAATGTGCCATCTCTGGTACTGACAACTGGACAGAAGTACGCCAGTTTAACCTCATGTTTTCTACCGAAATAGGGTCAGTGGCAGACGAGTCTAATAAGATATATTTACGTCCTGAAACGGCACAAGGTATTTTTGTAAACTTTATGAATGTACAAAAAACCAGTCGCCAGCAAATCCCTTTTGGTATAGCCCAAATAGGAAAAGCTTTCAGAAACGAGATTGTAGCGCGCCAATTTGTATTTCGTATGCGCGAATTTGAGCAAATGGAAATGCAATACTTTGTACGCCCTGGTGAAGAAATGCAGTGGTATGACCACTGGAAAGAAACTCGTATGAAGTTTTTACAGGCAATTGGTTTACCTGCCGAAAAACTACGTTACCATGACCATATTAAGTTGGCACATTATGCCAATGCAGCAGCTGATATTGAGTTTGAGTTTCCGATCGGTTTCAAAGAACTGGAAGGCATCCATTCACGTACCGACTTTGACCTGAGCAAACACGCAGAGTTCTCAAAAACTAAAATCCAGTACGTAGACGACACCATAGAAGACAAAGACAAACGTAAATACATTCCTTATGTAGTAGAAACCTCTATTGGTTTAGATCGTTTGTTTTTGGCAGTATTGTCTAACTCGCTCACCACCGCTGAAGGGATAGATGCTAAAGGAAATGCCAAAACACGCACTTTCTTAAAAATACACCCAGCACTGGCTCCAAACAAGGTGGCTGTTTTTCCATTATTACGCAAAGATGGTTTGCCAGAAATAGCCAAAGGTATTTTCAATGACTTGCGTCACGACTTCAAAACAATCTATGAAGAACGCGGAGCCATTGGTAAATTATATACCCGTCAAGACATGATTGGAACACCATTCTGTATTACTGTAGATCATCAAACCAAAGAAGACAATACAGTTACAGTACGTGAGCGTGATACTACCGAACAGAAGCGAGTGAAAATTGAAGATTTGCACGCAATGATCAACAAAGAGGTCTCATTGAGAAATATTTTTGACAAGCTTATATAAGCTTCAAAACTTCTTGTTTGCAGGCAGTTACCCTTCATTTTAACTGCCTGCATTTTTTTTCAAAAAAGCGATATTTTTTTTGCAGATTATAAAAAAGAATGTACCTTTGCACTCCCAATTAATGAATAAAGAATAGTTAAATGTGGGAATTTATAAAAAGATTATTTCTTTAAATTAAAAGGATATTGGATCCTTAGCTCATTTGGTTCAGAGCATCTGCCTTACAAGCAGAAGTCGTTCCGATGTGCTATCGGAACAGGCTCCACATAAAAAACTTCAAACAGCAACGCAAACAAAAGGATATTGGATCCTTAGCTCAGTTGGTTCAGAGCATCTGCCTTACAAGCAGAGGGTCGCTGGTTCGAATCCAGCAGGGTCCACATAAAAACTTCAAACAGCAACACAAACACAAGGAATAATGGATCCTTAGCTCAGTTGGTTCAGAGCATCTGCCTTACAAGCAGAGGGTCGCTGGTTCGAATCCAGCAGGGTCCACAATACAAATAGAGTTCGTTCTGATTCTATATTGGAATAGGGCTCAAACAACAATGCAAACAAAAGGATATTGGATCCTTAGCTCAGTTGGTTCAGAGCATCTGCCTTACAAGCAGAGGGTCGCTGGTTCGAATCCAGCAGGGTCCACAAAAAACACAAGCTACTTCATATATGAAGTAGCTTTTTTTATGCTTAAGATTTGATGCGATGAATTTTTATGTATATATCCTTTACTCTCCTTCTTTAGACAGGTATTATGTTGGTTTTACCCAAAATCTATCCTCACGTTTGGCTCGCCATAATTCTGGCGGTAGTCGTGCAACTAAACCTGGCATTCCTTGGGAATTGAAATACTCAGAAGTGTATGAGACTCGTAGCGAGGCAATGGTGCGTGAACGTGCTATCAAAGCAAAGAAATCAAGAAAGTATTTAGATCATTTAATATTAGGTCAGTCTTAACTCAGTTGGTTCGGAGCGCCTGTCTTACAAGCAGAAGTAGTTCCGATACGCTATCGGAACAGGGTCCACCATACAACCAAAGTTCGTTCTGATGCGTTATCGGAACAGGGTTCACTAAAAAAGCCACTTCATATATATGAAGTGGCTTTTTTATGTGCCATCGTGATACGCGGTATGTCTGGTAGTATGAGATGGATAAGTAGGATAGAATGCCCCTTTTTTACCCTATTCTATGCTACAAGTTTTATATTTACTGATAAAAGAACAAATAAAACATTGAGTGCACTTGTGTTAACTTTCTCCCAGTAAGTTATTCTGATTAAGTACCTTGAGCACTACATTTTTATAATTTCGTCCAATAGGAATCTCTTTACCATTAATCTCTATGGTTGTAGCCGAAAAAGCCTCTACCTTGTCTATTGCCACAATAAAAGAACGATGTACCCTTAAAAACTTGTTTTCGGGCAGTTTCTCTTCCAAATAACTTATTTTTTGATACGCCACTACTTCTTTGTGAGCAGTTTTTACTCTTACATAATCCTTCAGGCTTTCGATATACAAAATATCTTTTAGTAAAAACTTAATCATTTTCTTATCTGCCTTCAGGTAAATAAAAGCCTGGTCATACCCTGAATTATCTATGGTACTCGTTGTGGGTATTGTGGCAACTGTTGGCGTAGGGTTGTTCATTTGTGAAACTTTGTTTACTGCCCTCAAAAAGCGTTCAAACGAAATAGGTTTCAACAAGTAGTCAACGGCGTCTAATTCGTAGCCTTCCAATGCATAATCACGGTAAGCAGTAGTGAAAACTACTTTAGGTGGGTTATTGATATTTTTTAAGAAATCGATGCCAGTAAGTTTAGGCATTTGTATATCCAAAAAAAGCAAATCTATCTCTTTTTGTTGAATCAGGTTAAATGCCTCTATAGCATTGTTACATCGTGCCACCAGTTCAAGACTGTCTATACGCTGAATGTATGTTTCCAGAATATCCAAGGCAAGCGGTTCATCGTCTACAATCAAACATTTTAAGTTAGCCATATCTTTTCTTTTGGGTTATTTGCCACCAATACGGGGTGTGAGTGGTGTTTTATAGATAGAAATAGTCTTAGTTTTTCACTGGTTTTTGAGGGGATATTTGTTCCTGATCACCTTGAGGTTTTACCGAATCAAATGCCACAAATGACGACTCTAGTGTAAGTTTAAGTACAACCAGGTAAGTAGATGGTTCTTCATCAAACACCTTCAGTTCGTATTGATCAGTATACAATAAATCCAGACGGCGCTTTACATTTACCAAACCTATACCACTGGCGTATTCTCTTTGCGAGCGTTTTATGTATTCAGTACTTTTGCTGTTTTCCACTTTCAGTGTCATTTGATTGCCCTGTAATAGTAAATCTATCGTAATCCAGGCATGATCAATCTCTCCACTTACCCCATGTTTAAAGCTGTTTTCTACAAAAGGCAGTATCAGCATAGGGGCTATCTTGTTGCCTGCCACTTGCCCAGCTATATTAAAAGAAATATCTACCCGATTGCCATAGCGGATTTTTTCAAGCGCGATGTAGTTTTTTATGTAGTTAATTTCCTTCTCTATGTCTATATATTGTGTGTTGGTGTCATATAGCATATAATTCATCAAGTCTGACAGCTTAAGCACTATTTCGGGGGCATGTTCGTCTTTTTTTAGCGTAAGCGCATACAAGTTATTGAGCGTGTTAAACAAAAAATGTGGGTGAATTTGTCCTTTCAAAAACTTGAGCTCAGCTTCTAACTTTTCCTTTTCCAGCAATTTTGCTGCTTGTTTATCTTTGTACCAAAACTTGAGGATTTTAACCCCGGTAGTAAGCAATAGTACTGTGTTGAACCCCACAGCATATTTAATCACTTTGAATACCGACCATAGGTTGCTTATATGTGCTGGTATCATATACTGAACAATTACTTCAGTAGTCAAATATGTTGTTTTAATAAACCCAGGGTTATAAATAGGGTAGTAAAAGTAAAAAATTAAGGAACGACTAAGCATACCTATCAGCATGGAGGTAGGAATAAGCCAAAGAACATAACTGAGGTAGCGTTTTTTTAGTAAAAAACGAGGTAGTAGAAAGTATAAGTTGAAATAGACAATTAACATTCTGCCTGGTAACAGCAAAATTTGCACTTTTAGTTCGCGGTAATAGTGGTCATCATAACTGCCCCAAAGTATGGTAAAGAATAAGACATAGCTTACCCAGAACAGTACATGCAGTAATAACCGTTGATGGTTAGATTTATACTTTGGTAATAGATTAAATGTCATAGTTTAGATGCAGTATACCGAATATTGTTATAACAAAACTAATCGTTTTTTAAGAAAAAGGTTTTGTTACCAGCCAGTTTTTAGACCAACCGCTCAAAATGAGTTCTCTTTAACCTTTTAAAACCCCTCAGTGGTATAACTACCCCACCAAATGCATTCGGGAGTTACCCTACCTGAACAGTGGTACATAAAATACCTTGGCACCTTGCCTTAATCTAGTGATAATCAAAGCCTCAGGAGTTGTACTTTTGCTAAAACCTTTTAGTTTTGCATAATGAGGTTAACTTGGCTATATATCAAAAACACCATCAGCTGGTGTTGCTTGTTGGCAATACTTGGAGCTTGTTCGTCGGTTAGTAAAAAAGCAAAATCGTTTGAAGATTTACCCAAAGAATATACAGGACTCAAAAAAATGGTGCTTGTGCCCACCGAAGTTGCCGGTCATGAGTTTTATATAGATGTTACTCCAGTAACTTATCAGGATTTTAGGAAGTATGTACAAGCTGGAGGAACCATTGCTGCCTATTGGGATGAAGCCACCTATAACAAAAGCCTGCAGCCTGTCACTGGGATTAATTGGTACCACGCTATAGACTACTGCAATTGGCGTAGTAAGATGGAGGGGCTACCTCCTGCCTATGTGCCTTCTGGTAAGTTAGATGTGTGGGGGTACCCAGGTTGGAGGCTCAACAAGGAATCTGAAGGCTATCGTTTGCCTTTTGAGTCAGAGTTTATGACAGCTGCCCAAGGGGGTAAAGGTAAAAGAGCCTACCCGTGGGGCAGTCGTTTTGACCCAACAAAGGCAAATTATGACAACGAACGAGGGGTGAAAACCGGTAAGTGGTGGCGCTTGGCTAAAGTAAACGAGTTGCCTAAAAATGATTTTGGAATTGGAGGAATGAGTGGCAATGTTTGGCATTGGTGCAATGACTGGCACACCACCAACCGAACTAAAGTGCTCAAAGGAGGAAGTTGGGGAAGTATAAACCCAAAGTACCTGCAAATAAACTATAGGTCTTTTTCGGCGCCCAGCAACTATAATTTTGATATTGGTTTTCGTTGTGTTCGTCCAGCCTATGGCATATCGAAACGAGACAGTACTGCTCAAAAAACAACCCAGCGTAAATTTTATCAATACCAAACCTCGCACTATAATCAACCATTACGAATAGATTACTATGGTACAAAGTTTACCCAGCGTTTGGCAACTTTTTTAGGCGATTACTTCCCTCAATCTTTGTACTTTCTAGAGCAAGTAGATGCTCAGCCTAAAATAACTCCTTTACAAATGGCGAAGGCTATAGTGTCAGTGACCCGGCAACACAACATAAATCCCTTATTTCTAACGGCGATTATGGTAAGTGAGAGCGGGTTGGGAAGTTGCTCGTTTCCGCGTTGGTATAACAACCCTATGGCTTTTCATTGGCAAAACAGGTTGATGGTTAACGGTTTACCTACCTATCAGGCTATGCCAGGTAAGCTAAACCGCAAATACCGTAACCTCAAGGCAGCTTTTCAAGCATTTTGTTATGGCATTAGACGCAATATTTACTATGCGGCTGCCCGCGAAAACCTATACGACTTTCATATGGTGTATGTGGGCTACGAGAGCGATGTGTGGCTATATACCATTGCCAGAGTCTTTAAAGATGTAGCAGGCATAAGGTTTGAAGCAGATGAACCCATGCAAAATGCTGGTGCAATGATTTACCACGATTGGGAGCAAATAAAACAACGTATTAAAGCGCCCAAGCCAACCTCATTGCACCAGTATGACAAAACAAGGCATACCAGCCCCCCGCAAACCTCTACCAAAACTATATCGGGCAGGTACTATCTTATTGCAGGAAGCTATACCCACCTTGCCAGTGCACAACAAAAGCTACAGCACCTAAGGCAAGCTGGTTTTGCGAATGCCCGTCTGTTGCAAAGCCAACGACGCCTCAGAGTAGCTTTTGATGCAGGCTACCAAACCAGGCAGTTGGCAGTAATAGCCAAACAAAAACTTAAAACTACTTACACCGATGTGTGGATATGGCGTGGAAGGTAGTAAAAGTTATAGTTGAACCCCTATAAGAGTTATATCATCTCTTTGCTGAGCATCTTGTTGGTGTTGTTTGAGGCGAGTTAACAACAATTCACGGTGTGCTTGCAGGGTATCCTCCAAGCCTTGTTGTAGCAATAGCTCAAGGCGTTGCTGGCCAAAATTTCGGCGTTTGGGACTTGCCACATCTTTGAAACCATCAGTGGATAAAAATAGTTTATCTCCTGTAGAAAGCATAATCGTATGATTTACAAATGGTTCACTCCTTGTTTGTGAGTCACCACCAATGCTTCTACGGGTACCAGGTTTTTTAAATAATTGATTATCTTCTGAATAGTACAAAGGGCGCTTTGCCCCAGCAAAAGTTACTTCCTGTTGGCCATCATCCTGGGGCTTTATTTTGCAAAAGCAAATATCCATTCCGTCTTTGTTTTGCCCCTCAGACTGCTTAAGGGCAGCCCTTACACCAATGTGCATCATTTTTAAGATACGGGCTGGGCTATCTATGCCTTTTCTACTGACGATCTCATTGAGCAGCATAGTACCAATCATGCTCATAAAAGCACCTGGCACCCCATGCCCTGTACAATCTACCACTGCCAGAAAAATTGTTTTTGAGAGTTTTTCGTTTTCTTTATCACGATTAATTGTTTGTACCATCCAGTAGAAATCTCCTGAAACAATGTCTTTGGGTTTATAAATGATAAAGTAGTCTTGGAACAATTTGCCAAAGCTTGATTTACCAGGCAAAATCGCATTTTGGATATTTTGTGCGTACTCCACGCTTTCCGTCAGGCTGCCGTGTAGTTTACGAAACTCCTCCGAAATGATCAGGTGATTACGAGTTTGCCTGAGTTGATGGTTGAGATCTTTATTTTGCAGCCTAATTTTTTCATCTTTGAGCAATAAGCAAAGGTTCGCCCCGATATTGTTATTGATTTTATCCAAAAAATCGAGAAATTGTTGCATTGGGGGTTTATGAAACAATATTTCTAACACCCCATACACTTCTTTTTGATAAATAATAGGTAAAGTAAGTATGCTATATAGAGGAATTAATAGCGTAGTGTTGACAGCTTTAAAAACGGGTTCCTTTTCCTGAGAGGTAATGTACGATTTCTCTTTACTTTTGGCTACCAACCCTATAGTATCTTCGCCTAAATATATGATGTCCTTCACCTGGTCAGTCTCTATGGCATAACCACCTATAAAACGAAAGCTTTCTAGTTGAACCTCTTCATCTTCAATGTTTTTGAGATAAAAGGTCGCTTGAAAACCTTCTACAAAGGGTATAAGGTGTTGTAAAACATGATTAGCCCAGTTTTCGCTGTCCTGCCCACTTTGTATCTGCATAATACGAGCAAAACGAGCCCAGTTTTTATAGAAAAACAAGTCATTAGCCGAAATTTCATCGGTAGGTTGGTTGGTTAATATTTGCATAGAACTATCTAAAGTTTTGGTCTGAATGAAGTAGTGCTTTGTTTACTGTTTGCAAACTGATTTTTGTCAGTAATGTTCATTACAGTTCGTTTTTATGGTTGATACGCAATAATTATTCTTATGAAAATAAAACTATAAGTTATTTTATAATCGTTTACACTAACCTATTGTTTGTGACTATAAGTATCTTACTTTAATATGCAATAATTTAAGAATGCTTTTGTGTAACTCTTCCAATAGCTTAGGAACATGTTCAAAATAAGTGTCGAGATTGAGGTCATAAACTCAAGGCTGACTGAGGCACTTTTAGCCTTTGGCAGAGCTCAGCGCAGCAAAGCTGCAGCTATCGGTTTGCGGGCAAGGCAACATCCGGGGGATGTTGAGCCAGACCGTGGGACGGTACCACGGACAATAAAAGCTCATAGTCCCGGCGGAACTGCCGGGGTAACGAAAGTCAGTAAAGAGAACCGCAGAACGAAGTTCAAGCTCTGCGAAGCTAATATGTTCTAAACCGGACAGTTATTGCGATCACGTTCCTTAACTCTAAGTGATAGTTTAATGACTACCAAAGTTTGGGATAGATTGAAAAAACATCAGTGCATCTAATTAAGTATCAGGAGAAGCTGAATGAGTCGTGCCTATAACTTAAACAATTA
Coding sequences within it:
- a CDS encoding glycine--tRNA ligase, which gives rise to MAQKNKKNKGLDNPLQPIISHAKEYGFIFPSSEIYGGLQAVYDYGSNGAELKKNLKEVWWKAMTQFNQNVVGIDAAIFMHPTTWKASGHVDSFSDPMVDNKDSNKRYRVDVLLEDKANEYRKAGDTAKAGALEQELGRLMDVEDMDGLRELLISEGIKCAISGTDNWTEVRQFNLMFSTEIGSVADESNKIYLRPETAQGIFVNFMNVQKTSRQQIPFGIAQIGKAFRNEIVARQFVFRMREFEQMEMQYFVRPGEEMQWYDHWKETRMKFLQAIGLPAEKLRYHDHIKLAHYANAAADIEFEFPIGFKELEGIHSRTDFDLSKHAEFSKTKIQYVDDTIEDKDKRKYIPYVVETSIGLDRLFLAVLSNSLTTAEGIDAKGNAKTRTFLKIHPALAPNKVAVFPLLRKDGLPEIAKGIFNDLRHDFKTIYEERGAIGKLYTRQDMIGTPFCITVDHQTKEDNTVTVRERDTTEQKRVKIEDLHAMINKEVSLRNIFDKLI
- a CDS encoding GIY-YIG nuclease family protein, with product MNFYVYILYSPSLDRYYVGFTQNLSSRLARHNSGGSRATKPGIPWELKYSEVYETRSEAMVRERAIKAKKSRKYLDHLILGQS
- a CDS encoding LytR/AlgR family response regulator transcription factor; this encodes MANLKCLIVDDEPLALDILETYIQRIDSLELVARCNNAIEAFNLIQQKEIDLLFLDIQMPKLTGIDFLKNINNPPKVVFTTAYRDYALEGYELDAVDYLLKPISFERFLRAVNKVSQMNNPTPTVATIPTTSTIDNSGYDQAFIYLKADKKMIKFLLKDILYIESLKDYVRVKTAHKEVVAYQKISYLEEKLPENKFLRVHRSFIVAIDKVEAFSATTIEINGKEIPIGRNYKNVVLKVLNQNNLLGES
- a CDS encoding sensor histidine kinase, encoding MTFNLLPKYKSNHQRLLLHVLFWVSYVLFFTILWGSYDDHYYRELKVQILLLPGRMLIVYFNLYFLLPRFLLKKRYLSYVLWLIPTSMLIGMLSRSLIFYFYYPIYNPGFIKTTYLTTEVIVQYMIPAHISNLWSVFKVIKYAVGFNTVLLLTTGVKILKFWYKDKQAAKLLEKEKLEAELKFLKGQIHPHFLFNTLNNLYALTLKKDEHAPEIVLKLSDLMNYMLYDTNTQYIDIEKEINYIKNYIALEKIRYGNRVDISFNIAGQVAGNKIAPMLILPFVENSFKHGVSGEIDHAWITIDLLLQGNQMTLKVENSKSTEYIKRSQREYASGIGLVNVKRRLDLLYTDQYELKVFDEEPSTYLVVLKLTLESSFVAFDSVKPQGDQEQISPQKPVKN
- a CDS encoding SUMF1/EgtB/PvdO family nonheme iron enzyme produces the protein MRLTWLYIKNTISWCCLLAILGACSSVSKKAKSFEDLPKEYTGLKKMVLVPTEVAGHEFYIDVTPVTYQDFRKYVQAGGTIAAYWDEATYNKSLQPVTGINWYHAIDYCNWRSKMEGLPPAYVPSGKLDVWGYPGWRLNKESEGYRLPFESEFMTAAQGGKGKRAYPWGSRFDPTKANYDNERGVKTGKWWRLAKVNELPKNDFGIGGMSGNVWHWCNDWHTTNRTKVLKGGSWGSINPKYLQINYRSFSAPSNYNFDIGFRCVRPAYGISKRDSTAQKTTQRKFYQYQTSHYNQPLRIDYYGTKFTQRLATFLGDYFPQSLYFLEQVDAQPKITPLQMAKAIVSVTRQHNINPLFLTAIMVSESGLGSCSFPRWYNNPMAFHWQNRLMVNGLPTYQAMPGKLNRKYRNLKAAFQAFCYGIRRNIYYAAARENLYDFHMVYVGYESDVWLYTIARVFKDVAGIRFEADEPMQNAGAMIYHDWEQIKQRIKAPKPTSLHQYDKTRHTSPPQTSTKTISGRYYLIAGSYTHLASAQQKLQHLRQAGFANARLLQSQRRLRVAFDAGYQTRQLAVIAKQKLKTTYTDVWIWRGR
- a CDS encoding GAF domain-containing SpoIIE family protein phosphatase, which produces MQILTNQPTDEISANDLFFYKNWARFARIMQIQSGQDSENWANHVLQHLIPFVEGFQATFYLKNIEDEEVQLESFRFIGGYAIETDQVKDIIYLGEDTIGLVAKSKEKSYITSQEKEPVFKAVNTTLLIPLYSILTLPIIYQKEVYGVLEILFHKPPMQQFLDFLDKINNNIGANLCLLLKDEKIRLQNKDLNHQLRQTRNHLIISEEFRKLHGSLTESVEYAQNIQNAILPGKSSFGKLFQDYFIIYKPKDIVSGDFYWMVQTINRDKENEKLSKTIFLAVVDCTGHGVPGAFMSMIGTMLLNEIVSRKGIDSPARILKMMHIGVRAALKQSEGQNKDGMDICFCKIKPQDDGQQEVTFAGAKRPLYYSEDNQLFKKPGTRRSIGGDSQTRSEPFVNHTIMLSTGDKLFLSTDGFKDVASPKRRNFGQQRLELLLQQGLEDTLQAHRELLLTRLKQHQQDAQQRDDITLIGVQL